GCCACCACTGCCCCTCTGCCACCAGGAACCCGATTGCTCCCGCGGCACCGGTTTCGGTGAGCAGCGCGTCGAATTCGGCCTCGACGTCGGTGCCGCCGGGAAGACTGTCGCGCAACCCGGACTCGAACCGAGACTCGAGCAAAGCCCGGACAGCCAGCAGCTTCGGGTCCCATTCCTGCTCCGCGGCGACCCCGGGCAAACCTCGATAGTGCAGCTCGTAGCACAGGTGCAGCGCGAGATGGAGGTCGTCGCCGAACGGGTCGGCGGCGTCGAGCCCCGGCGCGGCGGGGGCGGCCGAGCCGCGCAATGCTCCCAGGATGGCCGCGGACACCGGACCGCGCGCGCCGGGCAGTGCGGTGAGGGAGGTCGTCATCGGCTCCGGGTACCCGCCGCGGGCCGCGGTCACGCTTCCGAAGGCGCGGCAGTGCGTCTCGCGATCAGCGCCACCGCCCGGTCCAGCCCAGCCCTCCGTTGCGCGACCGAACCGGTGCCGTCGCGCAGAATCGCGGACACCAGCCGGTGCGCCAGCTGATAGTCCCCGGACAACCGCAACGCCGGCTCGACGTAGCTGAGCAGGCCGCGGACCGTGCGCGCGGCGGGCAACGGCCTGGCATGCACCGGATCGACCAGCGCGCCGGTGACGCCGTGCCGCGCGGCTGCCCACACGGCCGCCGCACCGATCTGCGGATCCAGCGGATCCGCCGGGACGCCGCGAGCCAGCTCGTCCAGCGCGGTGGCGACGATTGCGCGGGACAGAACCGCCTGGACCAGCGCGCCGTCGACGGTCAACGGGACATCGGCGACGCGCAGCTCGACTGTCGGGTACCGGGGCGAAGGCCGGGCGAGCCAGAACGTCTGTTTCCGGTCCACCAACGCGCCGCACGTCACCAGCGAATCGACCAGGCGCAGATGCTCGGCGTGCGAGCGGGCAGGCGGGCAGAGCCCGGAGCCCGGAAATCGCGTCTGCTGAGCGGTCCGCCAGCTGTGCAGGCCGGTGTCGCGGCCCCGGTCGAACGGCGAGTTCGCCGACAGCGCGAGCAGCGCCGGCAGCCACCGGGCGAGGCGGTTCACCACGGCGATCGCGGTGTCCGGGTCCGGGACCCCCACGTGCACATGACAACCGCACGCCTCGTAGTCGGCGACCAGACCTCGGTAGTGCTCGTCGATCCGGGCGTACCGGTCCGGTGGTCGCGGTTCGGCGGCCGCGAGGAGCGCGCCGACCGGGCTTCCGGTCGCCAGCAACGCGCACCCCGCGCTCGCCGCGGCGGAGGAGAGCGCTTGTCGTCCGCGCGTCAACTGGTCGCGTACCTCGGCCCACCGCGTGCACACCCCGGTGGCATGTTCCACCTGCGTCGCACGCAGCTCGCGATGCACCGCCGCTCCGTCCGCGAGCGGCCCCGTCGCGGCCAGCACTTCGGCTACGACCGGCATCGGACGCCCGCTGTCCGGGTCGGCGAGCAGGAACTCTTCCTCGACCCCGACCGTCAGCGACTCCATCGGCACCTCCCCGGACCGGTTACCCGCGGCCTGGGCAGGCAATCCTGAGCTGGGACGGGTAGCCAGCCGGGCAGCGGGTAGCCGTGCAGCCATGAACAGGAACAGGCAGTGACGTCGTCGTGGGTGGCGGTGCCGGCCGCGGTCGCCGGGGCATTCGCCTTCGGCACGACCGGCGCGCTGCAGCACCGCAGCGCCCGCCGGACCCGAGGAGCCGGCGCGGTACGGCTGAGCATCCTCCGATCGCTCGCGGCACAGCCGCTCTGGCTGGCGTCGCTGGCCGCCAACGCGGCGGGCGTCGTGCTGCAGTGGGTCGCGTTGAGCACCGGACCGCTCGTGCTCGTCCAGCCGGTGCTGGCCGTCGGCCTGGTTTTCGCGGTGCTCGTGAGTTCCGCCCTGGCGAGACAGCGCCCGGACCGGGTGGTGCTGGCCGGGGCGGCGCTGACCACTGCCGGAGTCGCCGTCTTCCTCTTGCTGGCCCGCCCGCAGCCCGGGCACGGCAAGCCGGCTTTCCCGGCAATCCTGCCGTCCGCGACGGTGCTCGCCGCGATTCTCGCCGCCTGCCTCGTGGCAGCGCTCTGGCGATCCGGCCAGCCACGCGCGCTCGCCCTCGGAATCGCGACCGGCGTCCTCTTCGGGACAACCGCATGCCTGGCCAAGCTCACGGCCGCCGACTTCGCGCACGGCCCGGTCGCGGCGCTGTCGGATTGGCCGCTCTATGCCGTCGCCGGATGCGGGATCGCGGGCTTCGTCCTGAGCCAGAACGCGTTCCGGGCCGGGGTCGCGATGGCTCCCGCGCTCGCGCTGATGCTGGCGCTCGATCCGGTGGTCAGCCTGTTCCTGGGCGCACGGTGGCTGGAGGAGCAGATCTCCCACAACGCCGCCGCTGTCGCCGGCGAAGCGACCGCGCTCGTCGCGCTCGTCGCCGGCATCGTCGTGCTGAGCACCCGGGCGCCGCAAGCGGCTCGCGCGAGCGGCCAGCCGTGAAGCGGTCGGGAAAAACCGGCACGGTGCAGGTCGTCCGGATCAGCGGGCCGCTCGGCATCCTCGCCGGATTCCGGCTGGCCGCCGCGGTGGCGAACGCACAAGGCGACCCCCGGATCCTGGTCATGGTCCTCGATCTGGCCGAGGTTCCCGGTCTGGACGCGACCGGCCTGCGCATCGTCCGCGCCGTGAACGGAGCCTGCGGAGCGGCGCCCGCCCTGCGCATCCTCGCGTCCGCCCCGGTCGAGCACGCGCTTGCCGGGGGAAGGGCTCGACTACCTGCTCGCCAGCGGCGCCGAGGTCCGGCGGCTCCTCGCCTGAGCCCGGGTTTCCCCTTCCCGCTACGGGGTATCCGGCCGGTCCGACGCTCTCCTGGAAAGGCACGGACATGGGCCTTCTTGTCGCACTGCTCGTCATCTGGGTCGCGCTCGCCGTCATCGACATCGTGATCAAGGGACTGTTCTGGCTGATCGTCGTCGGCGCCGTGCTGTTCCTCGCTACGGCGGTGATCGGCTTCGTGAAGCGGGAGGCGCTGGGGCGGCGGCGCGGGTAGATTCGCGGGCATGGAGCACGGTGGGCCGAGCCGGACCGCACTCGTCACCGCGTGGGCCCGCGCCGTCCACCAGGTCGCCGACCAGCCGCGAATCCTCACCGACCCGCTCGTGGCACGTTTGGTCGGCAGCGAAGCCGGTGCGCCCGGAATCGACCGGCCGCGCCGGCTGTTCTTCGCCGCACGCGCTCGCTTCGCCGAGGACCGGGTGGCCCACGCTGTCGCGGACGGCGTCCGGCAGGCGGTGTTCCTCGGCGCGGGACTGGACACCTTCGGCTGCCGCAACCCGTACCCGGATCTGCGGGTGTTCGAGGTCGACCATCCAGCGACCCAGGAATGGAAACGCGAACGCCTCGCTTTGGCCGGGATCGACTGCCCTGCGACGGCGACCTTCGTGCCGCTCGACTTCGAAACCGGAACGCTCGCGGCGGCGCTGGCAGCGGCCGGGTTCCAGCGCAGCGAACCGGCCGTTTTCGTCTGGCTCGGCGTCGTTTTCTACCTGACCCCGGCAGCCGCCCGGGCCACCCTCGACTACATCGCCGGCCAGGCTCGCCCCGCCGAGGTGGTCTTCGACTACTTGCAGCCCGCGGACAACGACGAGGAACGCGCGCACCTGCGGCAGCGGGCCGACCGGCTCGCCGCCGAGGGCGAGCCGCTGCGCAGCTTCTTCGCCCCGGACGAAATCGCCGCGCAGCTTCGCGCGCTCGGTTTCGCCGAGATCGACGACTACCCCGCCGCGGACCTCGTCGCCGGGTATCTCGACGGCCAGCCCGGGTTCGAGGACGAACCGTCCCGCGCGCTGCGCGCGAGCCGCGTCCTGCGTGCCCGCCGCTGACCGCCCGGAACGCGGCTTTTTGGCAGCCCCGCGCTGGGGTCGGTTCGCCGGACACGATCAGGTCCGACGGTTGAGTGCCGGGCCTGCCGGGAAACCGCCGAGGGCACGGTCCGCGACGAGTCCTGCACCCGGAGCCCCGGCACGCGGCTCCGCCCGCCGCCGGGCTCGCCCTGGTGCCCGCGCTCGGCCGGGACGAGCGCTCCGCAGGCGGGCAACGGGACAAGAGGTGGCGAGATGGCCGTTCAGGACGGAAACGTTCCAGCCCGCCGGATCGCCGGCGGGCGCCGGCGCCAAAGCCGGGACGCCGCCGAGGGCGTGCCGTGGGGGCTGCGGGTCGCCGCCGCGGCCGGATGGCGCTTCCTGGTTGTCCTGGTCATGCTCGGGGTGATCGCCTGGGTGCTCGGCTACCTCGCGACCGTCACCGTCCCGGTCGGGATCGCCCTGCTGCTGTCGGCGTTGTTCGCGCCGCTGGTGGACCGCCTCGTGCGCTGGCACGTTCCCCGCGCGGTGGCCACGCTCGTCGCGATCGTCGTCGGGCTGGCCGTTGTCGGCGGAGTCCTCGCCCTGGTGATCACCACGGTCACCGCCAGCCTGCCGCAGCTGCAGAACCAGGTCGGCGCCAGCCTCGCGAACATCAACGACTGGCTGCAGCACGGTCCGCTGCACCTGTCGCACGCCCAACTCCAGCAACTGCTCGACGAAGCCGTGAAGTCCTTCCAGGGCAACACCGCCGAACTCACCAGCCGGGCGATCACCACCGCCGCCACCGTCGGCGGGCTCCTGACCGAAATACTGCTGACCCTGTTCGTGCTCGTCTTCTTCCTCTACAGCGGCGACCAGGTATGGCGGTTCCTCCTGGGCGTCGTGCCCGCCGCCTCCCGCGACAACGTCGATGTGGCCGGGCGGCGCGGCTACGCCTCGCTGGTCAGCTACGTGCGCGCCACGGCGGCAGTGGCCTGCGTCGACGCGGTCTGCATCGGGATCGGCGTGTGGCTGGTCGGGGTCCCGCTCGCGGTGCCGCTGGCCGCGCTGATCTTCATCGGCGCGTTCGTGCCGATCCTCGGTGCGGTGGTCACCGGCGCGGTCGCCGTGCTGGTCGCGCTCGTCGCCAACGGTTTCGTCGCCGCGCTCATCGTGCTCGCCGTCGTCGTCGCGGTGATGCAGCTGGAAAGTCATGTCCTGCAGCCGTTCCTGCTCGGCCGCGCGGTCCGGCTCCACCCGCTGGCGGTGGTGGTCGGCATCGCGGTGGGCCTGGAGGTCGCGGGCATCGCGGGGGCGCTGCTCGCCGTCCCGATCCTCGCCGTCGCCAAGTCCGCGATCGGCTCGTTCCTGCGCGACCCGCGACTCGATCCGGTCGAGGTCGACCCGCTGCGCCCGCGCAACGCGCGCGTCGCGACGGATCGGGCCGAGGAGAACGACGAGCCTGGCGAGCCCCCGCCGGACCGCGTTTGAACCGGCCTGGCGCGGGCACTCTCGGCTATGCGGTTGCGGCGAAGCGACCCGTCCACCCCCGGTCTCAAGCGCCGGCGCCGGGGACGGGGTTTCCGTTATCTCGCACCGGACGGCTCACCCGTGACCGACCCGGACACTCTCGAGCGCATCGAGCGGCTCGTCATCCCGCCTGCCTGGCGCCGGGTGTGGATCTGCCCGCACGGCACCGGCCACATCCAGGCGGTCGGGGTCGACGACGCGGGCCGCCGCCAGTACCTCTACCACCCCGAATGGCGCCGGGCGCGAGACGAGGAGAAGCACGACCGGGTGCTCGCGCTGGCCGGCAGGCTCCCCGGCGTCCGCGACGCGATCCGGAGCGACCTGCGGCGACCGCACCTGGACCGGCTCCGGGTGTCCGCTGCCGCGCTGCGGATGATCGACCGGGGCGTGTTCCGCAGCGGCGGCGAGGAATACACCGAAACGAACGGCTCTCGCGGCGCCATGACGCTGCTCCGCGAACATGTCCGGATTTCCGGCGAGGAGCTCTCTTTCCGCTACCCGGCCAAAAGCGGACTGGTCCGGACGCTGAGCATGCGCGATCGCGAACTCGCGACCGTGCTCGGCTCGCTTCGCCGGTGCCGTACCGGCACCTCGCGCTTGTTCGCCTACCGCACCGCCGAGGGCTGGCGCCAGCTGCACGCCGACGAGGTCAACGAGCGTTTCAAAGAGCTCGCCGGCGACGAGTTCACCGTCAAGGACCTGCGCACCTGGAACGCCACGGTGCTCGCCGCGGTCGCTCTCGCCGTCCGCGAAGTGCCTGCGTCGCAACGAGGACGGGCCCGGGCCGCCGCGGCGGCAATGAAGGAGGTCGCAGAGGAACTCGGCAACACTCCCGCCGTCGCGCGACGCTCCTACGTCGATCCGCGCGTCCTGCGGGAGTACGAAAGCCACCGCACCATCT
This sequence is a window from Amycolatopsis benzoatilytica AK 16/65. Protein-coding genes within it:
- a CDS encoding class I SAM-dependent methyltransferase; the protein is MEHGGPSRTALVTAWARAVHQVADQPRILTDPLVARLVGSEAGAPGIDRPRRLFFAARARFAEDRVAHAVADGVRQAVFLGAGLDTFGCRNPYPDLRVFEVDHPATQEWKRERLALAGIDCPATATFVPLDFETGTLAAALAAAGFQRSEPAVFVWLGVVFYLTPAAARATLDYIAGQARPAEVVFDYLQPADNDEERAHLRQRADRLAAEGEPLRSFFAPDEIAAQLRALGFAEIDDYPAADLVAGYLDGQPGFEDEPSRALRASRVLRARR
- a CDS encoding DMT family transporter; protein product: MTSSWVAVPAAVAGAFAFGTTGALQHRSARRTRGAGAVRLSILRSLAAQPLWLASLAANAAGVVLQWVALSTGPLVLVQPVLAVGLVFAVLVSSALARQRPDRVVLAGAALTTAGVAVFLLLARPQPGHGKPAFPAILPSATVLAAILAACLVAALWRSGQPRALALGIATGVLFGTTACLAKLTAADFAHGPVAALSDWPLYAVAGCGIAGFVLSQNAFRAGVAMAPALALMLALDPVVSLFLGARWLEEQISHNAAAVAGEATALVALVAGIVVLSTRAPQAARASGQP
- a CDS encoding DNA topoisomerase IB, whose amino-acid sequence is MRLRRSDPSTPGLKRRRRGRGFRYLAPDGSPVTDPDTLERIERLVIPPAWRRVWICPHGTGHIQAVGVDDAGRRQYLYHPEWRRARDEEKHDRVLALAGRLPGVRDAIRSDLRRPHLDRLRVSAAALRMIDRGVFRSGGEEYTETNGSRGAMTLLREHVRISGEELSFRYPAKSGLVRTLSMRDRELATVLGSLRRCRTGTSRLFAYRTAEGWRQLHADEVNERFKELAGDEFTVKDLRTWNATVLAAVALAVREVPASQRGRARAAAAAMKEVAEELGNTPAVARRSYVDPRVLREYESHRTIYRTVRRADSDAVADDVLRERIEKAVIRLLRRSSRR
- a CDS encoding AI-2E family transporter, with the translated sequence MAVQDGNVPARRIAGGRRRQSRDAAEGVPWGLRVAAAAGWRFLVVLVMLGVIAWVLGYLATVTVPVGIALLLSALFAPLVDRLVRWHVPRAVATLVAIVVGLAVVGGVLALVITTVTASLPQLQNQVGASLANINDWLQHGPLHLSHAQLQQLLDEAVKSFQGNTAELTSRAITTAATVGGLLTEILLTLFVLVFFLYSGDQVWRFLLGVVPAASRDNVDVAGRRGYASLVSYVRATAAVACVDAVCIGIGVWLVGVPLAVPLAALIFIGAFVPILGAVVTGAVAVLVALVANGFVAALIVLAVVVAVMQLESHVLQPFLLGRAVRLHPLAVVVGIAVGLEVAGIAGALLAVPILAVAKSAIGSFLRDPRLDPVEVDPLRPRNARVATDRAEENDEPGEPPPDRV
- a CDS encoding carboxylate-amine ligase → MESLTVGVEEEFLLADPDSGRPMPVVAEVLAATGPLADGAAVHRELRATQVEHATGVCTRWAEVRDQLTRGRQALSSAAASAGCALLATGSPVGALLAAAEPRPPDRYARIDEHYRGLVADYEACGCHVHVGVPDPDTAIAVVNRLARWLPALLALSANSPFDRGRDTGLHSWRTAQQTRFPGSGLCPPARSHAEHLRLVDSLVTCGALVDRKQTFWLARPSPRYPTVELRVADVPLTVDGALVQAVLSRAIVATALDELARGVPADPLDPQIGAAAVWAAARHGVTGALVDPVHARPLPAARTVRGLLSYVEPALRLSGDYQLAHRLVSAILRDGTGSVAQRRAGLDRAVALIARRTAAPSEA